The sequence ttactatttggcttcaatggtagatacatttgtaaattgtctgcataacagtggaaagaaaggttgtgcctggctataattgacccaagtggtagcatgtacaatgagaagaggatagggccaagaataaatccttgagggactccacaggagagaggagcacTGGAAGAGGAAAGGTCACCAACCATAACGGAAAAGGTTCTACTGGACAAGTAAGACGCAAACCACTTCAATGCAGTGCCGTTGATTCCAACATAATTACTtagatgtgacaggaggactgcATGGTCCACCGTGTCAAAGGCTGCTGTGAGATCAAGCAGCACTAAGACAACAGGGCACTTGgtatccacagacagagcaatatcgttgtgcacctttaacagtgcagaCTCAGTGCTGTGACGAGACCTGAACCCAGATTGGAATTTCTCAAGAACAGAGTTATCCTCAAGAAAGGACTGTAATtgtataaaaacaactttttctaaaaccaagGAAAAAATGGCAGATTGGAAACAGGTCTAAAATTTGACAACACTGAGGGGTCAAAGATTAGGCTTTTTAAGAAGGGTCCTGACCACAGCATGTTTAAAGGCAGCTGGGACAGTTCCTAATCTGAGACAGGAGTTAATAAAAAACCAGGAGACTGGGCCCCACAGTattaaaaaacactttcaaaACTTTGGCAGGGACAATATCCAATGGGCAGTTTGTAGGTTTCAGAGATTTCACTACATCACAGAGAGAAGAGAGCGAAACCAGCTCAAACTGATCAAACGCAGCAGAACGAGGTGGGGCAACAGGTAGATCTTTATCTCTACTCATAATAACACTCTTACTGGTGTCTTTTCTGACAGAATCCACTTTGTCAAcaaaataatgaagaaaattCTCACAAGTAGCTATTGATACATCAGTCACAGCAGAAGTGCATGGGTTGACATGCAAAAGACAGCTGCTTGCATTAAAGAATGAATGGTCAGATCGTGGGACAAAAACAAACCAAGCACTGGCCTTTAAATGCATGTTATGGGTCCACTTCATTAACCTACACTGAACTAAAAGAGGAATTaagatgtataaaaaaaaaaaaaagcttctgacCCAAAAATGTAATTGATGTACACCTTCACTTGCCCAGTTACGTAGTCATACAGCTcataaaaaaatgacagaaatgcaGAAAgttctgtgctttttatttttatttttattgaatgAAAAGATTTTGAATGAAACATTCATCAGAACTTTGGACAACATGTCAAACTATTAGACAGGGGTAGAAAAGGCTCATTGACTAACTGCTTACCAAGTATTAAACTGTTGCAATCAGTTTGATGGCCTGATCTCCTCAGTCATTAAACTAACTCCAACCTCACTAGAATAGAATTTCCCGAAGCCCTCTGTCAAAAGTCTGTCTTTTGCATTTGAAATGGATTGTTTATGACGATCTGCCGACCCCGTGGCTGTAGATACATTGGTTAGTTGCAAGCAAAGTCAAAGTGTTCAAATTTTTCTTCCATAATTATCATTTTACAGACATTAGCCCCAATGTTTCATTTTCAGAAACAGCTTCTGAAGTATATTTGACCTAGCGCAGGTTTCAAATGAACACCCAGACACTGAACACCTCTTGCTTTGATTGCCGGTCAACAAGGTAAATGCTTGGTCTCAGTGgccaaaatgcaaagaaaaaaaataataaaatgcacCGTTCATAAAGTATTAACACTTGAATAGGAGCGTACAAAGAATAATATCCTTGAAATTATTCTAAAGAAGTTgtggcagaaaaaaaaggtttagatCCTTGCTGCTGAGCTAAATTAAGTGCTCTGTCTGTACAGTATGCTCTGtcttttaagtgtttttttccattcatagtgcactgtatgaaaaaaaaaaaaaacatgaaaaaagggTGGAACAAAGAaagcagcaacaaaaaaaaaaaaaaaaaaaaaaacattcatctcCCACAAAACCCAACCTGTCCACCTGTCTTTCCACAGCTTTAACTAGAATTATTCTTAACAAGTACGAAGACAGGGGGCGAAAGGGTCACATCAACCCCAGATGATACAGAGTATTCTTCAAAAACTGTCAAAAACAGTGATAAACAAGATGAAGGGAAGTGAACGCCCAGGCCGCTCTTCAGTTAACTGTCACCGAACGTAAATGCTGGTTTGTATAACAACGTTATCAGGAGAGGAACATGCCCTGTTTCGGTGAAACATGCAGAGGTAGAAACGGGGTGCAAGAACCAGCGGACACccatcctcctcatcctcttcctGCGTCTTGCCTTGTGACTTAGTTCTTGATTATCCCGCCGTCTCCTTCACTTACGAAACGCTTCCGCCCTCTAGTTGAGAAAAGTGAGTTAAAGACGTGTCAATGTCATTTTTATGTGTACCTAAGATTACGGAGTGATGCCGGTTGTGTTTCATATCATTAGCAAATCATGCTAagtgaacaaaacaaactttCAAGTGAACCTACTAACTAATAATTCCTGTAGAGTTCAAGCTTAACTTTAGTGGTCAGAGGCATTTAGCTCCATTGGtactaaaacaataaaaaccatCATTAAACCACATTAATGTCAACTTTCTTTAGATGTTTCTAGTTGATCTAGGAACTGCTTAGGGCAAAGGAAACTGTATTGCTAATCTACGTAGAACTAACCTTGAGGGACAGGCATCCCTCAGCTGTTTGGTGATGACAGACTCCTGGTAGCACAGATCCACAAAGGTCTCCATAATAGAGTGAGCATGTGGCACATCCAGGCTGATTTCAGGAAGTTCATCATAGACACGTTGGAAACCCTGTGAATAAACAAAAGATTATGAAGGCAAAATGCCATTTACCTGTGCGGAGAAAGTAAATATCACCATCTAAAATGGTTTCCGAGTTAGCGCATGAAAAAAGGGACTTACCCGGTTCATCTGATCCACAGTGATGAGGCCCGTTTTCCAGAAGGACTGCAGAAGTTTCATGATCATATGAGTGGCGGTGTCTCCTTTTGACTCCAGCACCATCACTACAGCCTGAAAAACAGTGATGCACATCATGATGCGAGCAGAATCGATATCAGAGATGTAAAAGCTGAACATTTTATCCCATGGTGGCAGTGTTTCCACCTATATTTCATGCAATTACTGCCAGACATTTGGCAGTGATTTGGACATCCAGTCAAACGTTGGTGCAGATTTGGTTCCCCCTCTGTAATTCTGTTAGATAACATACTGGACCCATGGCAGGTTGCCCACAAGTCAAAACCTTTGACAGAACACGCTATGTGCGTGAATGACAAGACTATATAATCCTACACTTTACCCCTTAGCAGCCACACACAGTCTGATAGGGGTAGCCAATGTAATTTGACTGACCATCCAAGGTTTCATTTCAATTTGGGGACAAATGAATTAAGTAGAAAAGTTGTAACTGGTATGGAATTTACATGACAAAAACTGATGTCAGAGTGCAAGCGCAGCATAAGTGCTCCCTTTGACTTCAGGTGCATTCAAATGCAGTCAGAAATCTGGTGAAGGAGAGGGAGGCAACACgcaatcccagaacggtttaggcccagaatacatctgtgatatgttcagagaatataaacccagcagagctcttagatccaaggactcaggtcagctggtccagtccagagtccagactaaacatggagaagcagcacttagctgttatgctgcaaacaagtggaacaaactgccagtggagattaaacttttatCAAatatagacatttttaaatccaggttaaaaacatttattgtctcatgtgtctgtgcatgaaatctacacgatatctttgaatttatctggactgttgcttgtttttaattcattttaatttatgaattattttatttctttctctttatgttcttttatgtatttttaattattcttccactccccgctgcaatgcttttattttatgtaaagcactttgaattgttttgtacatgaaatgtgctatacaaataaatttgacttgactaaCTCTTTCACTGAGAGCTGTTTCTGCACCTGAAGGGAAAGTCAGAACATCTCCGTTTGAAGTTAAACCAACTATGTTATGTTACATACCAATGTCATATACAGTGAACATGATTCATAATGTTAGCCATCAGTGAAGATGCTCGCAAAACAGAGTTCATCACAACACAAGACTTGAATTTTCTGGCTCTGGACTGGCAAAAAGTAGAAGAATCGCCTGATAAGCAAAAATATCCCAAACTTTACTGAACACTTGTTATCACATCTAACTGTCACAAGTTTAACCTTTATCAGTACTTGTTTTCTTGTACTTATTAACTCAGTATCCCCGAAAATGAAATGCAACATGGATATTCACATCTGAactcctctcagctgtttgaCAGGCCTGCAGTGCAAAGAGGAAAATAGGGAGGAAAATTCATctaaaacagataaataaataaaaggagaaaTAAAAACGACATTTCAAACAGGGTTGCCAAGAGAGACGGAGCTCTTTTTACACCGGCATGCAAAGTGAGAAGTGTTAGAACTGCAATCCTTCAAATTAATTGGCCATTCTCTGTCCTGTAAAGCAGCACAAGCACAAGAGTTCAGGTGAATAATAGAACACCATTCGATAAGGCTCAATATTGTTCTGGTCTTTTATTAGATAAATCTACATTCAGAGCTGAAGCAAGCAACCCGACTTAAAGATTTGATTTACAACACCACATGAGGCAGTCAAAAAAGCTTTCACGCTGATTGGCATAATTCTAAAGGGTGAATTCAAAATTCTGCATCTTGAGGGACTCAACTTTTCTCAGTAACGACCAGTGATTTAGATgcatttgtgaaatgttttaCAGCAAATAATTGTGGCTCCAAGCCGTCGTTTGAAAGCCTTCCCAGACGTGACCCGATGGGAAGCGCAGAACCAGAAATAGTGATGCagcttttatttattaatttttctttttttccctcccctccTCCACAATAACACTTGGAGTCTTGAATATTCTAGAGATGTTTCGAAGTGGAGGCATGTAGTCTCACATCTCGCCAAGTATGATTTTCCAGAGCGTCGAGGGGCGAAAGATGGCGGAGGTTTGGCTCTTTCTACTGACCTGTATGCTGCTTTACGCATGTCCCCCATTATTGAGGATAAGTACAGATCTTGGCAGAATGGCAAAAGGCAAAAGCATGGAATTAATCACCTCATAAATCTGTGTGTTTAGCAGCACTTgacgaaaataaataaataaatctgtatATCTGCATGTTTACCATCAATTTAGAATAGAAAAACGCTGCTTCCCCAAAATGAGTAAGTTAAATGACTGCATTAGAAGTGCACTCAAGTACACATTATGAACTGATTGATTTGGACTGAGCTCTGCGACAACGTTCACCACAAATGAGAGAAAACGTCGCTGCCAAACACAAAATGTCCTTGGCAGGAAACAGAAATGACAATCACTGCAGAGAttagattgttaagttctgctccTCATCTTACTTGACTGCACGCAAAGGGAGAGACGACACTTTCAAAAAGTTTCATTTGTCAATTTCAGCTTGAATTTTGTTTAAATATCTGCGCAAGGAAACGTTCAATCTTTAGAAAACCAAGACGGGAAGTGCTAAATACCTCATAGACGAGCTCATGGTGGAAGTGAGGGACTTCCAGGTCCCGCAGACAGTGCTCTGCCTCCGACACGTCTCCTGATATCAGGTACTCCTTGAGAAGAAGGTTCATCTGCGGCAAGCACACACAAAGAACACGGTTCACAGATTGAGCAAAGTACACCAAACCCAGCTGAGGATTTCTAACAGCACTTGTCACAAGATTTTCACAAGCAGGACAGCAAAGGACGAGCCGTCTTTCATCTGGGGGTGAACAATTCATAAAGACTTGCTGGCTAATATTTGAAAATCTGAATTTAGAGGGAATGAAAAGGATTGTGCATACACATATAACTGAACACGAGCAGAATAATAATATCTATGACTTCTAGGTTTCATTGAGCTCAGTATGCATTTATTATGAATATGTTCCACCAGCTGTTCCAGACAGAACAAAAGAGAAATCTGGACTAACTGTGGTGTGTCTGCTGAAGAAAAACTACAGTGAGAGACTGTACTTTTCAAACAGCCATATTATCTCAGCTATAACCAGGCTTCCTTGGGAAATAAGGCCGATATGTTTGACAAGTTACCTTTCAGATGACGCTTCATTTGTAAGTGGGCTTGGTTATTTCTCCTTTGCTGGCAATCTAAATACACAAGCCCCGTTTTACTTAAAACCTATTTATGTAGCAATTAGTCATACCACTTGAGAGGAGTGTGGTCATTGCAAGATGCTCAGAACAGTGATAGCGAGGAGGATGAAGAAACTGAGGCAATGATAAGAAGCTGCAACTGAGGCCTTTTAACATCCTAACTGACTTTGATATCAGCTTGAATCTTACACATAAGCGGAAACCTATCAGGTGATAAGTTTTCCCATCTTtaaatatgcacacacacattaaataaTGAGGCACCACGCAGTTCAGCACAGGACATTCATTCAATGAATGTGCCAGAATGAGTAATGGATCTCCCATGATCTAACAAAGAAATGTGAGCAAAATGGAGGCCGTCAGGCAACAAGCTGCTGGTAAAGTTAACAATACTTTGCAGAGACTTAGTCAGCGTGTCTTTTTCCATCTTCAGAAGAGGGTCTGATGGTTGATTCTCAGAATATTACCATATAATCTGAGCCTGGCAATAACAAAATGAGTGAGAGCTTTTCATGCTCTCCCTCAGGCTGCACAAACCTGGCACGAAATCAAGTCAGACGGGAAAATCTGATGAGGGCTGCATGATGTGCTGTGAGTGGGCACACTGAAACACCACCTTTGTATTTCATGCACACGAGCACATGTTGCATATCTAACAATTTCAGCTTAGCACTCGGAGATCCACTCCAttgaaaatgcaaaaatctaaatTATGGAGCAATATTTGTAAAGACAAACAAAGCTAAGACACacaaagagtgtgtgtgtgtgtgtgtgtgtgtgtgtgtgtgtgtgtgtgcgtgtgtgtgtgtgtgtgtgtgtgtgtgtgtgatgtgtatTTAGTGGAAGGCagaagtgtgtatttgtgtaagCCCCTCTATCTCCTTATTTGAACAATCCCTGCTTCCCAGGGGAGAAAAATGTTCTGCTGACACAGCAGCACGGCAGAGGGCTGGCCTGTGGGTCTGTACCCAGCATGCATTTTCGCCTTCTGTTTACATTACGTAATGACAACAAAGATGCTGAGCTTGTCAATACAAACATTCTGAACTCAAGAGCACAGCATTTATTATTGAAGTATTAAATCCCCCTGAATCAGGAATCAAATGACTTATCAGTTTGTGATTCCTAAAAAGGGCAAAATGCTCCCCGTTTGGTGCGAGCGTACCTCTTTGATGAGATGTTTAACGGGTCTCAGACCTCCACCGACACCCCACACATTATCCAGACGAACCATCTCCCGCTTCATGGTCAGCAGGACCGCAGCCCGGTCTAAAGCCACTCTGGAAGAAGACAAGACCGCCACGGTTAGGGGCCAAGCAGTCCAGTCAAAAGCTGAGATATTTCCTTAATTCGTAATTTCCTTCTGCCTCGAAAACTCATGTGCATTTCAGCTTTTCTAGTGTGGCCTCACCTGGCATGCTCGCAGTCCACTTTGCCTTTATAGCAATCCAGGAAATTCATGGGGAGGGCGTGGTCCGCTATGGCTCTGGCAATAAACTGGCCTAACATCTGAGAGAGACAGGGGAAAATGtcctttaaaaaacacaaaatgtcaTCTTGTATCAACTGACTCAGTCCACTGTGTGGGCGACGTCCATGGAGCAAACCCCTATTTAAACAGTATTTCTAGAAATCACTTGAATCTGTCCAACTACAGGCTACAGAGAAGCAAATCTTTCCTCAGCAGCCAACGTCTTTTTTCCTAGGCATGAAAGGATCAGTTCCACAAAACCGCCGACAGGGAGCAGAACAGTTACAAAGATAATGTGAACTTCAACAtagagatctttttttttttttacataaaaggTCATGAATAGTGAACATTAGAGGCTGTGCGCTGCCAACAGGGAGCAAAGACTTAAATTGCACTTCATGCTGATtatctgaaaaaaaatgatgaaactATGAGTTGTGTGATAAATAGACAGACAGTTCAGTTGGTTAATAACTGCGCTGGCAACAATAAGGCAGTGATTATGAGCCCTGCTCGGACTGAGCTTTTTCTCACTGCAATATACTGAAATATGGTTTAAATTTGATCTTTAAATAGCCAGCAAAGaaggagaatttttttttaaccactggCGCCACAGATGCCGTTGTTATGGGTGCATCTGACCCTcaaaatatagattttttttgacCAATTAGTGTTCTGCAGTGGTTTCTTGTCACTCTAGTGAAAGTGTATCTACTTATTGTTTTTTGAGTCTCAAGgcggtggtaaaaaaaaaacaactaaaaaggTACTATCTGCAGCAACCCCAccccaaaaaaaagactaaGCAGAGTCGTGCTGTAACATGCATCGGGAAAATacagtgaaaaaaatatataaaggcCTGTATTGTGCCATATCTAATCTTTTAAGTTTGTTAAGCCCTGCAGTGCCTCTCCACCCCTGTAAAGCACACAACACAATTACAGATCTAAATCTCCGACTGCTGCGTCTCCcacttcttctctacctgtggAGCCTCCGGTGTGTCCAGTATGAGGTCCGGCAGCTCTTTCAGCATTTTGTCGAAAGCGCGGCCCATGTCGCTCTGTGACAGCATCTTGCCCGACAGATCTGACAGCAGGCGGGAGGTCAGCTCTCTATGACTGGCCTTCCCTTCAAGGGACAGGGACACAGCCAAAGAGGAGAACTCGTACTTATGTGGGCCTAGGTTGAGCCCCTTCAGCAACATCTGACAGGATGAGGACAAAAGCAAAGGTTTCGTATAGCTGTGGAGCCAATACAACTCTGAATATATGTAGACATACGGTATAGTAGC is a genomic window of Odontesthes bonariensis isolate fOdoBon6 chromosome 4, fOdoBon6.hap1, whole genome shotgun sequence containing:
- the pdcd4a gene encoding programmed cell death protein 4a codes for the protein MATQVEALSSVPQADGMLTLDRNLAEASHPYSDDDEALNDAEINGNWTPQEKALHEARLKAKAKRRLRKSSSRNSTSESFSESGDLAGGDPHSPKGKINTNDRKSRTGKGRGLPKKGGAGGKGVWGAAGMVYEVEEPDVRDPNYDESAQGDTVYETVVPEVDERELEKMVNPIVQEYFEHGDTKEVQMLLKGLNLGPHKYEFSSLAVSLSLEGKASHRELTSRLLSDLSGKMLSQSDMGRAFDKMLKELPDLILDTPEAPQMLGQFIARAIADHALPMNFLDCYKGKVDCEHARVALDRAAVLLTMKREMVRLDNVWGVGGGLRPVKHLIKEMNLLLKEYLISGDVSEAEHCLRDLEVPHFHHELVYEAVVMVLESKGDTATHMIMKLLQSFWKTGLITVDQMNRGFQRVYDELPEISLDVPHAHSIMETFVDLCYQESVITKQLRDACPSRGRKRFVSEGDGGIIKN